In one window of Helianthus annuus cultivar XRQ/B chromosome 17, HanXRQr2.0-SUNRISE, whole genome shotgun sequence DNA:
- the LOC110924738 gene encoding extensin-1-like, whose translation MEDPVNPVDPVDPIDPEFDFEMAFDDPEHAMALEPVAAPDPVFEHDPVHAGAPIIDPVIADPPIDDHPVDAPLLEGDHAIAADHVDAPFVADIPVDPLVAPHLDPMPVQFDRALFEAHAGPRDEHTQHGWIDDDDEYPPFVVPVTLVPAPVSVPPEIPLHPITGVHHSDLPAMFHQFTPPARPGEGSSAHPFGHVPTPIPVVPQFSPVVPPVPPFPVSPFDPASEPFLWTSPPVMPPTDPYHPFHMGYSVEDVLMSFVVQQEPLVDDDV comes from the exons atggaggacccggttAACCCAGTTGACCCAGTTGATCCGATTGaccctgagtttgattttgagatggcGTTCGATGACCCCGAGCATGCCATGGCCCTTGAGCCGGTAGCCGCTCCAGACCCagtgtttgagcatgaccctgttcatgctggcGCACCCATTATTGAtcctgtgattgctgacccacccATTGATGATCACCCTGTTGATGCTCCACTACTGGAGGGTGACCATGCTAttgctgctgatcatgttgaCGCCCCGTTTGTCGCTGATATACCCGTTGACCCTCTTGTTGCACCCCATCTTGACCCTATGCCTGTGCAGTTTGATCGTGCACTTTTTGAGGCACATGCTGGCCCACGAGATGAGCACACCCAGCATGGATGGATTGATGACGATGACGAGTACCCACCTTTCGTGGTACCGGTTACTCTCGTTCCTGCACCCGTGTCAGTTCCCCCTGAGATCCCTTTGCACCCCATTACTGGTGTTCACCACTCTGACCTACCTGCGATGTTTCatcagtttacacctccagcgcgacctggagagggttcctcggcTCATCCCTTTGGACACGTACCGACACCTATCCCAGTTGTACCACAGTTTTCACCTGTTGTACCCCCTGTTCCTCCATTTCCTGTATCACCTTTTGATCCAGCCAGTGAGCCATTCCTTTGGACGtcaccacctgttatgccaccgaccgacccctaccatcctttccacaTGGGGTATTCTGTTGAGGATGTACTCATGTCGTTTGTTGTCCAGCAGGAG cccttagtcgatgATGATGTATGA